Part of the Rhodococcus sp. OK302 genome is shown below.
GGACCCTCTCGAGAATCGCGGGTCGCTCCCACCCTCGCCATTTCCGCGTATGAACGCGCCCACGCTGCTTGTTCGTCAACAAGACTGCCATCGACAATTCCGGCCACCAGCCGCTTGGTGGACTGCACCGCCAACGGCGCGTTTGCAGCAACCGACGCAGCCAGTTCGAGTGCCAGTCCGAGAGACGCACCCGGCTCACTGATCCGATTGACCAGTCCCCATTCCTTGGCCTGCTGCGCGCTGAATCGATCCCCCACCAGAAGCACTTCCATGGCAATCGCCTTCGGCAGCCACTGCGCCAGCCGGATTGCACCGCCAGCCGAGGCGATAAATCCGTTGCGAACCTCGGGCAGCGAGAATTCTGCCTTCGGGTCGGCGACAACCAAATCGCACGCCAGTGCAATTTCGGCGCCTCCACCGATCGCAAATCCGTTGACAGCAGCAATGATCGGTTTCTCGATCACATGCTCACAAATACCGCCGAATCCACGTGCCCGCTTCACCGGATCATTGGGCACCAGGTCCTCTCCTGCTGCCATGGCTTTGAGATCGCCACCGCCGCAGAATGACAGGTCGCCGGATCCGGTCAGAACGATCACCCGGATACGAGGGTCGGATTCGGCGTCGGCCAGTGCGTCCCCGATGCCCTCCGCAACAGCAGCATTGACGGCATTACGTGCGTTAGGCCGGTTAATGGTGATAATCGAGATAAACCCGCGTCGCTCGCTGAACACCTCGGCGCCCGGTCCGTACGAGTACGTCGTGATAATTTCCTGTGCAATGTCAGTCATGACAGGACCGTACCTTCGGTGGAATCGGCACTAAAATTCGAGATCCACTGAATGCAACCCAGGTTCTTCATCGACCCCGAATCCTGCTTTGTCCGCGGTCGTGTGTACCGCAACAATCCCGCCCGGATACAACGGGATCATCAGCTTGGACAAGGGAAGTCACGGAATCCAATCAGGAGCCGAGCGCAATTGCCAACTCGCGCACCGCTTTCTCGGCATGTTCGAGGCTAGCGGAAGCGCGTTCTGCCAGTGGTGCCATCGGCGGGATACGCCCGGCCAATGTCAACTCTGCAGTGACAACCGAAACCTTCATTCCCAGAGAGCTTCCCAGCACTTCTTGCAGCGGCGGAATCGTAAAATCGAGACCCGCATTGTGGCTTCCCGGCGCGTACGTGTTGCCTCGGCTCGACACGATGACAACAGGTTTTCCGGCGAATGGCCGATTCGGTTCATCGAAGGGAACCGTCGTGCCCAGTACATGGATGTAGTCGATCCACGCCTTCAGCGTCGAAGGCAACGACCAGTTGTACATCGGAGCGCCGATGACCAGAACATCGGAGGCCGCGACCTCGGCAATCAACTCAGCTTGCAGCACCTCTGCCCGGGCGTCGGGTGCACTGCCAGGGTTCCGAAGTCGCTTCGCGTAATGCAACTCTGCATCAGGAAGGTGGGGCAGTTGCGCGCGGTGCAAATCTCGTCTGACAACACTGTGATCCGCCCCCAGTTCACGCCAGGTCTGGGCGAACAGCCCCGTCAATGTTCGGGAAACCGAGGTTTCCAACTCCGCGGACGAATCGATGTGCAACAGCTGTGGCATCCGTACTCCTCGAGTTTGCGTGCGCCGGGGATTGGCCGAACCCATGTCCGAGTTCGCCGGCACAACTGGCTCAGGTATTCGTACCTTACTGGCCACCCTTTCATTAGCCTCGCGCTTTCACACTGAGCGCGTCGAAACCCTGAGTCAGACAAAAAGGCGACCCGACCTTGAAGAATGCGGATTGTCGAAGCAGTTTGCCAACGCCGCACGCACCCGTTATCGCCGCGATCCGTGAGACCCTCAACGTATGAGCGATGTCATCGTCATCGGTTCCGGCTTCGCCGGATTATGGGCCGCGCTCGGCGCTGCCCGGCAGCTCGACGAACTCGGGATACCGGCCGGGCAGGTGTCGATCACGGTGCTCAGTGCCGAGCCCTTCCACGACATCCGGGTGCGCAACTACGAGGCCGATCTCAGCGCCTGCCGCATCCCGCTGGCCGATGTCCTCGACCCGGTCGGGATCGCGTACGTCGCCGCGGACGTGACCGCGATCGACACCGATGCACGGACAGTCTCCACCAACGTCGGCGGTCAGGCGCAGGCGTATAGCTACGACCGCCTCGTGCTGGCGGCAGGTAGCCGTGTAGTGCGGCCCGATATCCCGGGCCTGTGGGAGTTCGGGTTCGACGTCGACACGTACGACGGCGCAATGAAACTCGAGGCGCATCTGGCCCGGCTGGCCGAAGGACCCGTCACATCCGCCGCAGCGACCGTGGTGGTGGTCGGGGCCGGTCTGACGGGCATCGAGACCGCTTGCGAGTTGCCGGGCCGGCTCACGGCCTTGTTCGGCGCCGACGTGACGTCGCGAGTGGTGCTGGTGGACCACAACCCCAACGTCGGATCGGATATGGGCGAGTCGGCGCGGCCCGTCATCGAAGCCGCATTGTTCAACACCGGTGTCGAGGCACTGACCGGGGTGGGCGTGGCCGCTGTGGATCAGGGCGGGGTGACGCTGTCGTCCGGTGAGGTGGTGCCCGCGGCGACGGTCATCTGGTGTGCCGGAATGAAGGCAAACCCGTTGACCGCGCAGTTCCCGGTCGAGCGTGATCGGCTCGGGCGGCTCCCAGTCGACGATTATTTGCGGGTGATCGGCGTACCAGGCGTGTTCGCTGCCGGCGACGTCGCCGCCGCGAAGATGGACGATCAGCACCAGTCAGTGATGTCCTGCCAGCACAGCCGGCCGATGGGCCGCTACGCCGGGTACAACGTGATCAGCGATCTTCTCGGCAATCCGATGCTGACCCTCCGTATCCCTTGGTATGTAACAGTTTTAGATCTGGGCCCGGCGGGCGCGGTCTACACCGAGGGCTGGGATCGGCAGGTTGTGGCGACGGGTGCCGAGGCCAAAGCCACCAAGAACACCATCAACACCGCGCGCATCTATCCGCCGTTGACCCGCGATCGGGCCGCCCTGCTGAACGCCGCCGCGCCGGAATTGCAGACCCAGCCGGCCCGCGGACACCAGTAGTCCACCTACCGCGACGCTCCGACAACCGCACCGAAGCCGACCGACGGTGCACTGCGACAATCGTTGTCAGGCCATCTCGGGTACGTGCAGATGAGCGATCGCCAGCTCGAACTCACCTACCTCGAGCAGCCGCGCACCAGACTCACGGATTCCCGAAGTTCTGATGGTCTCGGACTCCTTCCTGTTTCCATTCATCGCCTCGGCGCTGTCGAAGGTCACCGATGACACAGCACGACCGGCAGCAGGATCAACCAGCAAGCTGGCACTGCAGAACCCCTCGAGCTCTTCCATCGCGGGCAGGGAGACCATCTTGTACACGTCGACGGCGCGTTCCAGATGGCCCGGCTCGACGTGAACCCACGAGACCCGCACGCAGGCACCACGGCGTGAGCGGTGGTCGCGGTGCAGGACGGCGATGTCCCACCGCGCGACGGCGGCGGTGCCGTGGAAGACCTCAGCCACTCCGGCGCGAAGCTGCAGCACTGGTCCTTCGCTCGCGCGAAGTGAATCCTCGTCCATCCAGGACGTGGTGACGATGCACCGGCCGGAACTGCGGTCGACCAGCAGGGACAGTCCGGCGCAGCCGTCGATGTCGGCCAGCGCGGGCATCACGGTATCTCGCATGTGTTTGATCCCTACGTCGATGAACGACGGCTGCGCATCAATGGTGGTAGAGCGTGCATACACGATCGACACCCTTCTCCTCGGGCGGCGCCCCGACGGCGCCGACGGGTCAATCCCCCATCTCTCACACTCCTCCACCAGACCGAGGCGAAGCAATGATCAACTACCCGACCCATCAATTCCGAACCAGGTTTGATCTTGGAGACCGCGGACGGACATCATCGTGGGAAGTATTCGCCGGAGCTCCGAGGCGGGTGTAGCGGTCGGCGCCTCGACCACTGATAGTGACGATCGGGCAGATTCGGACGCTCACTGTGAGCCGTTTCAACGAGACCTGAACCACGTCTCCCGCGCAACATTGATCAACGACTGCCTTCGATCAAATGGTTCATCAGATCAACTACGCGTCGAATCACTCGCCGCACTTCGCCCCGGTGATCGACCCGACACTCGACCGCAGGATCGAGGCTTTGATTGTGGCGGCGCGGGAACGGCTGGGATCGTGAATGTGCATGTTGGTCATGGTGGTCGTGCCGGTGATCTCGTTCCAGATCGCGAAGCGGCCACACATGACGTTCGAAGATCATAGACTGTGCGGCAGGGACTTTCGTCGATCCACTCTCTGGGGAAACGAAGCCGCGGGCACGGCCGGCACAGCGCACGCGGGTCGCCTTGCTACGCTTCCCCCGAAGGGGGTCGACTTCAAGCTATTTCAGGAAACGATGGGAAATCGACCATCAGACACCTCACGAACCGGCGTTGCACGCACCGACCGAATTCAGGAAAAACGCTGGATCGACCGCCCCAGCACTGTGAATGCGGAGATGCAAGTGCGGACCGGTAGAGCTGCCGGTGTTGCCCGTGGCCCCGATCTGATCGCCAACCTCCACATGATCCCCCACCCCGACCCACGTCTGGGAGAGGTGACCCATCTGAATCTGCTCGCCTGAGTCGGCTTCCAACTGGATGTACGTTCCGTATCCACCCGGATCATTCGGTCCGGCAACAGAAATCGTTCCCGACGTCGGCGCATGAAGCACGGTGCCGACTCCAACGGCGAAGTCGACACCGTCATGTCCTGGGTGGTAACCCTGCGAGAGTGATCCGTTGACCGGCCACTCCCAACTGCAGCTGTTCGACCAACTTTGTGCACCGGCTGTACCGGCATTCACTACCACCCCGGCGCTCACGAGAGAGCCCACTCCTGCAGCGACTGCGATAAATCGTTTTGTGTTGGAAGCCTTGCATTTTCTGTGCTTGCTCATCTTTTCCTTGACTGATGTGTGGGGCAGGTGCACTCTCGTCCCGGCCCTTGCGTTGCGAATGGCGAATTACCTTCACAGGATGTCGCGTCACGACCCTGCCCGCGACGGCCAAATTGCCTGGGACATACCTATTTTGTGGATCCCCCCGACCTGTCGATACCGCACTTGCGGCAGTCAGCGGCGACCATCCAGCGGCAGAACTCGTAAGCGGTTTCGGCGCTTCCCGTTCTGGCACAACGTTTCCAGCGTCAGTTGAAATACGCGGTGTGCAATTCGAGGTAACCGACGATACTGCCGACCGAGTCTCCAGCATGCCAATCGCAGACACCGTCACTCGGAATGCACCGCGATTCAACCGGGACCGTGAACGGTTGACGCTCACCGGACATTGTCGCGCCGAGAACATCGGGCAACGCGACCTTCGTCTCTACACCCGAACCGGCTTCACGAGGATCTGAGTAGACGATGCCCGTGACACCAGGTTTCTGCGGCTCCGTGAGAACATCGCCGACGATGCGGGCTCCTTGCGAATAACCGATAACGAGCGTGCCGTCCGGTGCGTCGGCGAGTTCAGCACGCAGGGCTTGCTTTCCAGCTTCCACCGACTGGTCGTAGCCTGGAGCGAGCACCGTCGCCGGATACGTGAGAGTGGTGACCGTGTCCTCAGGGTGGATCTCCGGAGCCCTCAGCGCCGAGCCGGATCGACCAGTACCGTCAACGACGATCACATTGCGAGCGTTGGCAGGTCCAGCAAGGAGCAGTGAAACAAATGCAGTAAATACAATGACCAGGATGGATGTACGCATCAGGCCACCTCGATTCAAGGTTGAACGATCACGGACTTTTGCTACGGGAGTTCAGAGCAAGATGATGACGCCGCACCGAATTATTAACGGCGGCACGGATATTGAAAAATCTATGCGCCATCGTTCCCTCACTCGCGCATGACGGCGTTGCCGCTTGGAGTATCGGGATACCGGGTTCACAGGGAACCGCTTCGTTGTGCCTCATCGTGGCATGCCGCGCACGTCGGCACCCGGGCCAAAGTGCCCCCTCGTGTACCTGTTTTCCTTGTGGGACCACTTCTCGTCTCGAGCCGGAGAGGCGAGATCACGAATTCCACCAACACGTGTTCCCAGATGTATCCGCTGCATCAGATTCCCCGGCAAGATGACGTGCATGAACCGTCGACGCCTTCTCCGCAACATTGCGATAGGTATTTTTGTTCTGGCTGCCGTGTACCTGGGGATCACCGGCATCGTGAACGGCGAACTATCGACGATCGTCTATGTCGCGATGGTCGTTCCAGTGGCATTGAGTTGGTGGAACGACCAGCGTGGCAAGCCTTCCACAATCCGATCCGGTTCTGTCGTGTGGCAAACACTCAAGCTGCTCTACGCCATCGCCCTCGGAATCGGCGGCGTCGCACTCGCGACTATCGAGCCCTCCATCGTCTCCCGCATCTCCGGCTTTCTTGTCGTAGTTTCCGTCCTCTTTTACCTGCTGGCGTTCTGTTACTCGAAAGAAGCCAAACCGCAGACCCTTTGACAACTCGCCCGCCACAATGAACGGTAAGTAGTGCTGGGAAAAGACGAAAGCGCCACACCGACGTGAGGAGCAGAGTTTCATGCCAGAACCGAGAAGAGCTGACCATTCCGACTACGTTTCCGTAAATCCGATCTTTTCCAGACCCGGCGAAGATTCGGTTGCCTCGAAGTACACCCTCGAACCTGACGGAATGCTCCCCGAAACCGCGTATCAGATCGTCCACGACGAAACGATGCTCGACGGCAATGCCCGCCTTAATCTCGCCACATTTGTGGGCACGTGGATGGACGATCACGCTACCCGCCTTTACGCCGAATCCTTCGACAAGAACATGATCGACAAGGACGAGTATCCGCAGACCGCTGCAATCGAGACGTACTGCTGGCGAATTCTCGCTGATTTGTGGCACGCACCGTCACCGAAGGACGCGATCGGAACGTCGACCATCGGTTCCTCCGAGGCTTGCATGCTGGGCGGACTCGCTCTCAAGCGACGGTGGCAGCACGCACGCCGAGCCGCCGGCAAGTCGACGGATCGACCGAACATGGTCATGAGCTCAGCAGTGCAAGTGTGCTGGGAAAAGTTCTGCAACTACTGGGACGTCGAAGCGCGATACGTGCCGATCAGCGAAGAGCACCACACCCTCGACGGGTACGATCTCGACCAGTACGTCGACGAGAACACCATCGGGGTTGTCGCGATCATGGGAGTCACGTACACGGGTATGTACGAGCCCGTGCTCGAAATTTCCAACGCACTCGATGCAATCCAGGCAAAGACCGGTCTGGACATCCCCATTCACGTCGACGGAGCTTCGGGCGCAATGATCGCGCCGTTCCTTCAGCCGGAAATCGAGTGGGACTTCCGGCTTCCACGGGTGCACTCGATAAATACATCGGCGCACAAATATGGACTGGTCTATCCGGGACTGGGCTGGGTGGTGTGGCGGTCGGAAGATCTACTCCCGGATGATCTCGTATTCAAGGTCAGCTATCTCGGCGGCAGCATGCCGACCTTCGCGCTTAATTTTTCCCGTCCCGGCGCGCAGGTGATCCTGCAGTTCTACTTGTTCCTTCGACTGGGACGCGACGGATATCGCAGCATCCAACAGTCCTCGCAGGACGTCGCGAAGTTCCTGGCGGAGGGCATCGGAAAACTCGACGCCTTCGAGCTCTGGAACAACGGCAGCGATATTCCGGTCTTCGCGTGGCGTCTCAAGCCCGGGCACACAGAAAATTGGACCCTCTACGACCTGTCGGATCGACTGCGGGCGAAAGGCTGGCTGGTTCCGGCCTACCCGATGCCCGACAACCTGGCCGACCTCACCGTTCAACGCATCGTCGTGCGGAACGGCTTGAGCATGGACTTGGCGGCCAGCCTGTTGCGCGTCATCGACGAGGAAACCGCGTTCCTCGACGAACTTGCCAGCCCGATGCCCCGGCCACGCGTCACCGAAGGCTTCCATCACTAACCTGCTGAACAGACAAAACTGCCGTCGGCTCCCATGTTCGGGTGCCGACGGCAGTTCTATTCAGAATTGAAAATCAAGCACACGCAGGCGACGTCAGGTTCGCAACCGGAAGAATCGCGCACGCGGTGGTCTTCGAGAGCTTCCACACGCCGTCGACGTACACGAAGGACGCCTGAGCACCCTGACCGAGCGGCTGTCCGTTGACGATGATGTTCAACGAAGCCGAAGCCGTATCGCTACCCGTGTCGATGACCGGGTCGAGGATCTCGACCTGAGCGTTGGCAGCCTTGGCAGCTGCGGCAACCTGGTTCATCAGCTCGGGATCGGCCTCGGCACCCTCGACGAGGTTGGCACGCTCCGCGACGGGAACAGTCTCGTCGAGGCCCTTGACCAGAAGTGCATTGAGGTCGGCAGCCGACGGCAGCACAACGGGGGTTCCGGTGGGGGCGGCCGTCGTGGTCTTGGCAGTCGTCTTCGGGGCGGGCGCGGGGTCGCTGGAACTGCAGGCAGTCATCGTCAGGGCCGCTGCAATCGCGACGGCTGCGACGGTCATGTTACGAAGCTTCAACTTCTCAGTCCTATCCATATCCGGTGTTCATATACGAGCGCACCATGAACGTGGGCACTCGCGGTCTTTGATCACATTACCCAACGGTAAGTGTGGAAAGTCTAAGGATCTCCTCAGAATAGGCTGCCCAGCGCATCCGCCACTTGGAGATACGCGTCGTCGTCGGAGAATGTTTTGGCGATTCCTGTTCCCGTGGAACGAGTTTCGAACCGAACCGTGACCACGCCGTGTCCAGCGCCCTGCACCCAACCGTGACCGAATTCCGGATGGCTCACATCCAGACCGGGGTGCCAGTATCTCTCCGGAACCCGCGCCGGCACCGGTGCATCGTCGGGTTCGTCCGTCACTGTTTCAACCAGATACCCGGGCACATCCTGGTCGAGTTCCGGAAACAACGACCCTTGACGGACGGTCGACAGCCCGGCAAAACCTACCCCGACAAGTCGGATGGGACCCAGTTCCAACGGATCGATCACCTGCTTCTGCGCAGTCGCGATCAGGATCGCGCGGTCGAGGGTTGCATACGGCAGGGTCACTGATCGGGTCAGGACACTCATATCCGATTTCCTGAGCTTGAGTACCACAGTCCGAGCAGCGCGGCCGTCCTTCTCGAGCCTGGAATAGGCAGAGCCACCACTGTTTTCGACCGCAGCACGCAACTGCGCCAACGTCACGATGTCGGTGGCGAACGTCGATTCTGCACTGATCTGCTTGGACTCCGCACGCTCCGCAACCGGACGATCGTCGATCCCCTGAGCCAACCGGTGCAGGCCCGGCCCCACCGTTGTTCCCAGGATCGACGCAACCTCCGCCGGCGGTGTCCGCACAAACCCACCGATGGTCACGATCCCGAGCCGTTTGAGTTTCTCCTCCGCCACCGGGCCGATTCCCCACAGCTTGCGTACCGGCAACGGATCAAGCAGATCCCGCTGCTGACCAGGCGGAACCACCGCAACGCCATCAGGTTTGGCCAGGCCCGACGCAATTTTGGCCACCTGCTTGCCGGCCCCCGCACCGATGGAGGCCACCAATCCCGTCTCGGCCAGGACGAGAGCACGAATGTCCTCACAGAACGCGCGAACCTCATCGGCACCGGCACCCGCCAATTCCGTCGGCTCACCGAACGCCTCGTCCACTGACAACTGTTCCAACACCGGCATCCGCAGCCTCAATGCGTCGAACGCCCGCTTGCTCAGCACGGAATAGAGCGACATGCGCGGCGGCAGAACTACTCCCCCACCGCCCACTAATCGACGCGCCTGATGCATCGGCATCGCGGAGCGAGCCCCGAACGCACGGGCCTCGTAACTACAACCGGCGACCACACCCCGGCCACCCAGACCGCCCACCATCACCGGGCGTCCCCGCAAAGTCGGACGAGTCAACTGCTCGGCGGAAGCAAAGAACGCATCCATGTCGAGATGAAGTACCCACCTTCGACTTCGCGTCGGGTCAGCGTGATTCATCAGTGATAACGGGCAATTTCTTCTTGGGCGATTTCTTCTTGGGCAGCGGTAGTGCGTCAGCTGTTCGCTGGATGAATGCCTGAAGTTGATCGACGTCGTCGAGGCCCTCTCGAGGCACCCGGCAATAGTCTTTTGCGCCCGGATACGGCGGCATACGCTCTGCCGGCGATGAGAACTCACCACTGATCTCGGTGGGCTTGACGAACAACGTGTTGTTGCAGATCAGAGCAACCATTTTCTCGTCGCAATACAACCCGTACTCACCGAACATAGCCCGAGCACGGACGTCGAGCGGCTCCAACTGTTCCAGGATCCACGTGACGGTGTCTTTGCTCGAGCTCATGCCAGCACGCTACTCCGGTACCCCGACACATTTCGGGGCACCGGAGTCAGCGTGTACTAGGCCTTCGTGATCGCGGCGCGGACTCCGTCACCGAGGTCCACGGCGTCGCTACCGGCCTCGCCCACGGAGAATTCGACCGCCAGAACCTCACCGGCAATCATGTCGCCGTGGCGCTGTGCCCATTCCTTGCGATCCTCAGGGACCTCGAGGATGACCTTGATGCGGTCCGACACGTCGAGACCGGCATTGCGGCGTGCATCCTGCAATTCACGAACACGGTCCTTGGCCCAGCCCTCAGCCTCGAGCTCTTCGGTCACAGCCGAATCGAGAACAACCAGGCCGATGCCATCGGGAAGAGCAGCCGTCGAATCAGGTTCTGCTGCAACCAGTTTCTGCGTGTACTCCTCCGGCAGGAGTTCGATTCCGGCGGCGACAACTACGCCGTCGGCGTTCTCGGTCCAGTCGCCGGCCTTCACTGCCTTGATGACGGTCTGCACGGACTTTCCCAGACGCGGGCCGGCAGCGCGCGCGTTGACCACAATTTCGAAGCGGCCGTGAGCGTCGACGTCATCGGTGAGGTCGACCTTCTTGACGTTGACCTCGTCAGCGATCAAGCCGAGGAATGGACGCAGACGCTCCGAATCGGGAGCAGCGACAGTGACCTCGGGCAGCGGCAGACGAACCCGCAGGTTCTGCGCCTTACGCAGGCTCAGCACGGTGGAGCAGACCACACGCACGTCATCCATCGCGGAAACCAGTTCAGGGTTGGCCGGCAATTCCGACGCCTCCGGCCAATCAGCCAAGTGCACCGAGCGCTCGCCGGTCAATCCACGCCAGATCACTTCGGACACCAGCGGCAGCAGCGGCGCAGCCAAACGCGTGACCACTTCGAGAACAGTGTGGAGCGTGTCGATCGCGTCGCGATCCTCATCCCAGAAACGTGAACGCGAGCGTCGCACATACCAATTGGTGAGCGCGTCGCAGAACAAGCGCAGTTCGTCGCAGGCACCGGAGATGTCGTTGGCCTCGAGAGCGTCGGTGATGACATCGCGAGTACTCGCGAGCTTCGCCAAGATGTACTGGTCGAGAATGTTCTCCGAATCCGTACGCCACACACCGGATTCCGGTGCGTACAGCTGCAGGAAACTCCAGGCGTTCCACAGTGGCAGCAGCGCTTGGCGAACACCTTCGCGGATGCCCTGCTCGGTGACAACAAGGTTTCCACCGCGCAGGATCGGCGAGGACATCAGGAACCAGCGCATGGCATCACTGCCGTCGCGGTTGAACACCTCCTTGACATCCGGGTAGTTGCCCTTGGACTTGCTCATCTTCAATCCGTCGTCACCGAGGACGATGCCGTGTGCCACAACAGTTTTGAACGCGGGACGATCAAACAATGCGGTAGCCAGCACGTGCAGGTTGTAGAACCAGCCGCGCGTCTGACCGTTGTACTCGACGATGAAATCGCCAGGGTAGTGAGTCTCGAACCAATCCTGGTTCTCGAAGGGGTAGTGAACCTGAGCAAACGGCATGGAACCCGATTCGAACCAGCAGTCCAGAACCTCGGGAACCCGACGCATCATCGACTTGCCGGTCGGGTCATCCGGGTTGGGACGGACCAGATCGTCGATCACCGGACGGTGCAGATCGGCCGGGCGCACGCCGAAGTCTGCCTCCAGCTGATCGAGCGAACCGTACACATCCATGCGCGGATACTGCGGATCGTCCGACATCCACACCGGGATCGGACTGCCCCAGTATCGGTTTCGGCTGATGTTCCAGTCGCGCGCACCTTCGAGCCACTTGCCGAACTGGCCGTCACGGATGTGGTCGGGCACCCACGTGATGTCCTGGTTGAGCTCGACCATGCGGTCGCGGAACTTGGTGACGGACACGAACCACGACGGAACTGCCATGTAGATAAGCGGCTGACCACTGCGCCAACTGTGCGGATACGAGTGCTCGATTGTCTCGTGGCGCAACAACTTTCCGGCGGCCTTGAGATCCTTGATGATGACCGGGTTCGCATCGAAGACCATCAAGCCCTCGTAGGTCGGCACCATCGACGTGAACTTTCCGCCAGCGTCGAGAGGCTGAACGACCTCGATACCGTTGGCAGTAGCAACATCCATATCCTCTTCACCGAAAGCTGGTGCGAGGTGGACGATTCCGGTTCCCGAATCCACGGTGACGTAGTCGGCGGACAACACGACATGCGAATTCGGATGGCCCGCAAAGAAATCGAACGGCGGGGTGTACGACAAGCCGACGAGTTCGCTGCCCTTGTGGCGCGAAACCACCTCGGGCTCCTCCCCCAGCTCACGCGCGTAATGACCGACGCGAGCTTCCGCCAACACATATCGCTTGCCGTCCAAGCCGAGTACCTGGACATAGTCGATCTCGGGGTGCACCGCCGTCGCCAAGTTGGAAGGAAGCGTCCACGGCGTCGTGGTCCAGATGATTGCGTTGGCGCCGTCGAGAGGAGAACCCGGTGCCACCAACGGCATATCGACAGTGACAGCCGGATCCTGACGCATCTTGTACGCGTCGTCCAACTTGGTTTCCTGGTTGGACAGCGGTGTCTGCTCGTACCAGCTGTACGGCAGGACACGGAATCCCTGGTAGATCAGGCCCTTGTCGAAAAGTTCCTTGAACGCCCACATGACCGACTCCATGAAGTCGATATCGAGGGTCTTGTAGTCATTGTCGAAATCGACCCAGCGCGCCTGACGGGTGACGTACTCACGCCAGTCATCGGTGTACTTGAGTACCGAAGACCTGCAGTAGTCGTTGAACTTGGCGAGACCCATGACGTCGATCTCGGACTTGTCCTTGATTCCGAGCTGCTTCTCGGCCTCGAGCTCAGCCGGCAGTCCGTGGCAGTCCCAGCCGAATCGGCGTTCGACCTTGCGGCCCCGCATGGTCTGGAAA
Proteins encoded:
- the ileS gene encoding isoleucine--tRNA ligase, translating into MRTYRPRAESDRHEEIAVASNGYPKVDYGVPADTGVKFPVLEEKVLKEWADDDTFRASVANRDGSEEFVFYDGPPFANGLPHYGHLLTGYVKDLVPRFQTMRGRKVERRFGWDCHGLPAELEAEKQLGIKDKSEIDVMGLAKFNDYCRSSVLKYTDDWREYVTRQARWVDFDNDYKTLDIDFMESVMWAFKELFDKGLIYQGFRVLPYSWYEQTPLSNQETKLDDAYKMRQDPAVTVDMPLVAPGSPLDGANAIIWTTTPWTLPSNLATAVHPEIDYVQVLGLDGKRYVLAEARVGHYARELGEEPEVVSRHKGSELVGLSYTPPFDFFAGHPNSHVVLSADYVTVDSGTGIVHLAPAFGEEDMDVATANGIEVVQPLDAGGKFTSMVPTYEGLMVFDANPVIIKDLKAAGKLLRHETIEHSYPHSWRSGQPLIYMAVPSWFVSVTKFRDRMVELNQDITWVPDHIRDGQFGKWLEGARDWNISRNRYWGSPIPVWMSDDPQYPRMDVYGSLDQLEADFGVRPADLHRPVIDDLVRPNPDDPTGKSMMRRVPEVLDCWFESGSMPFAQVHYPFENQDWFETHYPGDFIVEYNGQTRGWFYNLHVLATALFDRPAFKTVVAHGIVLGDDGLKMSKSKGNYPDVKEVFNRDGSDAMRWFLMSSPILRGGNLVVTEQGIREGVRQALLPLWNAWSFLQLYAPESGVWRTDSENILDQYILAKLASTRDVITDALEANDISGACDELRLFCDALTNWYVRRSRSRFWDEDRDAIDTLHTVLEVVTRLAAPLLPLVSEVIWRGLTGERSVHLADWPEASELPANPELVSAMDDVRVVCSTVLSLRKAQNLRVRLPLPEVTVAAPDSERLRPFLGLIADEVNVKKVDLTDDVDAHGRFEIVVNARAAGPRLGKSVQTVIKAVKAGDWTENADGVVVAAGIELLPEEYTQKLVAAEPDSTAALPDGIGLVVLDSAVTEELEAEGWAKDRVRELQDARRNAGLDVSDRIKVILEVPEDRKEWAQRHGDMIAGEVLAVEFSVGEAGSDAVDLGDGVRAAITKA